The stretch of DNA GGAGATTTCAATGGGGATGGAAAGCTTGATTTTGCCCTTCCTATCACAGAAGGTAAAATTGGTAAAGATGACTGGAAATTTTACATAGGAACAGGAAAAAGTTTTAATACAGCTTTCAAACCTAACTTTTTAATGTATAAAAATGAAAGTACACAAAATAATGGAGCTTGGTTAAGATTTAGCAGAACCATGTATTCCATTTCCGATCTTAATGCAGATGGGAAATCAGATATTGTTCAGGTTCATTCCTATTCCAACTTATTAAACTCAAATTCGAGAACAATAGGCGTTGTTGTGAATGGCTTGATTTCGAAAGGATCTCCTGTATTAGGATCCATAGATTTTGAAACCAAGAATATTTATACTTTTCCTACCCCACCTCAATTTACCATGGTTCGACCTTATGATGATCTTTCCATCTATCAGCCGATAACCAATGTGATAAGATCCAATAATAATTATTATAACGTTTTCTTATTCAGAAAAAATAATGTCCTTAAAATTAAGGCACCTACAGGGGTAGATGAATTAAAAAGAATACAGTCTGTTACTCAAGGTGCAATTACCACATCTGCTACATATTTGGAAATTGTTCCTGATAACGTATCTACTCCTAATTTTTATAAAAATACAAAAAGTGAGTTGTATCCCTATTTCTCCTTAAATAGAATAGACAGAGGGTATGCTGTTTCACAACTTCAGCAGGCAGATAGAAAACAAGATTTCCGATACAGAGGGATGACTATACACATGCAGGGAAAAGGGATGATAGGGTATCATCAGACCGCACGCTCTTCTTGGTATGCTGATGGCTTGGAAAACACAAAGATATGGTCTGGAACAGAAGTAGACCTTCAGAATGAAAGCGTTCCCGTAAAAGAATGGAGTATCAGAACTAATGATGAATCAAACATTTTTCCGGCTAATCTTTCTGAAAATAATACTCAACTTTTAAGCCTCAAATCTACTGTTTACGAAAGACATCAACTTGTAGACGGACAGATTACGGCATATACTACCACTTTAAATCGACATAAAGCAGTGGTCGCAATTATGCCGACCAGCAGCAGAACGAAAGATTTCCTAACGAATACTACGACGTCCAACACGATCACCTATAATAATTATTATCTACCCGAAAAGAGCGAGTCCAGAATTAATAATAACTACGCTGTAACTACTTCAACGGTTGACTATTATCATAATCCATCAGGAACCGGATCCAATTACTATATCGGTCGCCCGAAAATTAAAGAAGATGTTGTACAGTCCTATGGTGACACAAAATCTGGCAAAGTAGAATATACCTATGAAAATAACCTGTTAAAAAAACAGATCACCTGGAACAGAAACAATTCCGGATCTATAACGGAAACTTATAATTATGATGGTTTCGGAAATATCACCAAAAAAGTAACCAGTAATAGTGTAGATGCTCAAACCCAAACTTCCGATGCCATCTATGACCCTAAAGGACGTTTTGTCGTAAAGAAAAAAGATAACCTGGGGCTTGAAACCAATATCATTTATAATGACTGGGGACAAATTGAAAAACAAACCGATCCGTTAGGCAATACCTTAGATAATAAATATGATGGATGGGGTAAACTCTTAACCTCCAAAACCAACCTCAGCGGAATCACTTCTTACCAGTACGAAAGGGATAGTAATGATAATATTACCATTACTCAAAATGATCCGGACGGAAATATTTCTAAAAAATACACCAATAAACTTGGACAGGAATATAAAACTTCTACCAAAGCATTCGGACAGGGACAATATATTTCTAAGCAAACCCAGTATGATGTACTCGGTAGAAAGATAAAAGAAAGTGAGCCTTATTTTGAGGGACAAGCTGCTAATCAATGGAATAGTACTGAGTATACGGATAGCGTATTTCCAGCTAAAGTTACAGTCTCCTCATTCAACGGTCACAAAACAGAAACTACAGTTTCAGGGTTAATAACCACTGTAAAAGAGCTCAATGGCAATACAAGAACCACTTCCAAAAGGGGCGATGCTCTAGGAAATGTAATGGCATCCACAGATAAAGGAGGAACAATCAATTTTTCTTACAATGCAGCGGGTGAACAAATCAAAGCCCAATATGCTGAAAATAGTGTAACCACTTCTTATGATGTATGGGGAAGAAAGTCAGAATTTAATGATCCGTCGAATGGAATCTATAAATACGAATATAATGTTTTTGGGCAACCTAAAAAGATCATTAGTCCTAAAGGAACCAAAGAATATATTTATAATGCTAAGGGACAACTTATCTCTCAAAGGGAGCTATCCACTACGGATGCTGGAGAAGCCACCAACAAAACCATTTCTTTTTCTTATGATGATAAAGGAAGAGTCATTTCAAAATCAGGAACTTCAAAAGGACAGGCTTATAGTTCAAGTATCACTTATGATCCACAAGGAAGAGTTTTATCTTCATCTGAAAGCAGTAACGGAAAATACTTTATCCAAAAAGGGATTACTTATGATGATAAAGCCAGGGTAACTACATACGAGAAACAGTTATACTCTTCAGGAACTTTAACCAAAGTGCAGATAGAAAATCTATATAGCAATTGGAGTGGAGAACTCTTCCAGGTGAAGGATAAAAATACAGGGAGAGTATTATGGCAACTTCAGGAAACCAACGCTAAAGGACAGGTATTGAAAGCAAGATTGGGTGCAGCCAATATTACCAACAACTATGCTCCTGATGGTTTCTTAACAAGTGTGAACCACTCTTCTACTGCAAAGCCAAGTATTTTACAACTTTCCTACTCTTTTGATGCCATTAAAAATGAGCTGAAAAGCAGAACTACGGGTGGTGATTTTAACATCATTGAGTCTTTTGATTATGATGACAACAATCGTCTGGTGAACTGGACCAATCCGGTTACAGGGGTCAAACCTAATGCTAACAGAAATGTGTATGATGTGAAGGGACGAATCCTGGAAAATGACCAGGTAGGAAGCTTCAAATTCCAAAACAACCAGAAAATCTACCAACCGACTAGTATGGTTCTTAATACAGCAGGAACACAGAATTACAATAATGACCTGATTCAAAGTATTGCTTATAATGAAAACAATGATCCAATATTCATTGATGGTGAAAAAGGAGATGTAGCGTTCCAGTATGGGCTTACCAGCATGAGACAAAGGGTGTCTTATGGAGGGAATTTTGCTACTGATGGAGAAGGAAAGTTCACGAAGTTTTATAGTGAGGACGGAAGCTTCGAAGTGATTAAAGATAATACTACAGGAAGAGAGAAGCATATCTTGTACATTGGTGGTAATCCATATGACACCAATATTGTATATTTGAAAGACTATACCCAGAGCAGTGGTTCTTTTAGGTTTTTACATAAGGATTATATTGGAAGTATCTTAGCCATTAGTAATGAAGCTGGAAATAAACTGGAGCAGAGGCATTTTG from Chryseobacterium piperi encodes:
- a CDS encoding RHS repeat-associated core domain-containing protein; this encodes MKFLYSFIISLSSVLSFSQTILYQQESTSRTVQDPQAVVLAQGFRAAASTSNPFIAKIGPATENPGGGPTDSNAGANNPSGTTTPPNQSFHDTKGNIEVNGAGQLQFTLPIALPPGVKSAAPQINLVYSSDSGNGVAGYGWNLSGITSISRTGKNIEKDGEVKSIQIDYSDYYSFNGQRLILKSGEYGKDGAEYVTEKYSNIKIKSLGNMPNWKQPEYWEVTFEDGSQAWYGGTAPGLNNATNRLGFSIVKWKDAQGNIINYSYDQENNVNIIKSITWGGNENLGTASFNEIIFNYSDRNISEGAYINGPGTLFTQTKILKDIIVKTNGQLFKKYVPEYITDSIGYQYVKKITESNSTGESANPIVFDYPTQNPASISGWNIDSQALFDKIKFTGDFNGDAYLDFVMTDGTIKLGVFNDDFNVVQTNKTFNSSSIVVNTFLDETKKVVNGNGIAEYEDGKISVYTFRNNTFIKVFEKLIYQTTCTTCEATLNEGDLNGDGISDVFLTLSGSGVVENYIIDLSNPRNTASTYTLDNGINESSYTDQKYMDIDSDGKVDIINVSNTAYTIFEFVKTAPDEYLKKVKFFGNLEETKGNEFPVLFGDFNGDGKLDFALPITEGKIGKDDWKFYIGTGKSFNTAFKPNFLMYKNESTQNNGAWLRFSRTMYSISDLNADGKSDIVQVHSYSNLLNSNSRTIGVVVNGLISKGSPVLGSIDFETKNIYTFPTPPQFTMVRPYDDLSIYQPITNVIRSNNNYYNVFLFRKNNVLKIKAPTGVDELKRIQSVTQGAITTSATYLEIVPDNVSTPNFYKNTKSELYPYFSLNRIDRGYAVSQLQQADRKQDFRYRGMTIHMQGKGMIGYHQTARSSWYADGLENTKIWSGTEVDLQNESVPVKEWSIRTNDESNIFPANLSENNTQLLSLKSTVYERHQLVDGQITAYTTTLNRHKAVVAIMPTSSRTKDFLTNTTTSNTITYNNYYLPEKSESRINNNYAVTTSTVDYYHNPSGTGSNYYIGRPKIKEDVVQSYGDTKSGKVEYTYENNLLKKQITWNRNNSGSITETYNYDGFGNITKKVTSNSVDAQTQTSDAIYDPKGRFVVKKKDNLGLETNIIYNDWGQIEKQTDPLGNTLDNKYDGWGKLLTSKTNLSGITSYQYERDSNDNITITQNDPDGNISKKYTNKLGQEYKTSTKAFGQGQYISKQTQYDVLGRKIKESEPYFEGQAANQWNSTEYTDSVFPAKVTVSSFNGHKTETTVSGLITTVKELNGNTRTTSKRGDALGNVMASTDKGGTINFSYNAAGEQIKAQYAENSVTTSYDVWGRKSEFNDPSNGIYKYEYNVFGQPKKIISPKGTKEYIYNAKGQLISQRELSTTDAGEATNKTISFSYDDKGRVISKSGTSKGQAYSSSITYDPQGRVLSSSESSNGKYFIQKGITYDDKARVTTYEKQLYSSGTLTKVQIENLYSNWSGELFQVKDKNTGRVLWQLQETNAKGQVLKARLGAANITNNYAPDGFLTSVNHSSTAKPSILQLSYSFDAIKNELKSRTTGGDFNIIESFDYDDNNRLVNWTNPVTGVKPNANRNVYDVKGRILENDQVGSFKFQNNQKIYQPTSMVLNTAGTQNYNNDLIQSIAYNENNDPIFIDGEKGDVAFQYGLTSMRQRVSYGGNFATDGEGKFTKFYSEDGSFEVIKDNTTGREKHILYIGGNPYDTNIVYLKDYTQSSGSFRFLHKDYIGSILAISNEAGNKLEQRHFDAWGNFTHLKIGNAATLTGNALNQQLSANNLLIDRGYTSHEHFAEVGIIHMNGRLYDPLLRRFLNADENIQDPTNTQNYNKYGYVLNNPLMYNDPSGEFAFAALVAVMAKAAFSAVAITAATYTATALIKGNWTVSGFFRSISSSAITGMVSGALSFGIGTLFQVARIANSLGTTGVVLARTGLHAVSMGVLSSVTGGSFWSGAASGAFASLTVDLLKAPSNGLFDFSPLRSDVGKLITGSMSGGIGSVLAGGNFWQGAMNGFFVTAFNHLEHQIQRMSRQQSIQAIKKQYPRLYEVLSKLPQFLSENPQILNTLSEDTGLTTGQILKFMDINSSEGQIIKLGQMKKLGLSISPISYIQEDLVKTFEGLQNAAFIQGTSFLLAITVLHEFVHWGRVYNILPSDSPKGSRYSDYGTQWEYKTFGTVTGINQETINLSYKYGWKF